The Methanobrevibacter sp. genome includes the window AAGGCGATGATTCCTAGAGTTTTGTTTTTATTACTCAATCGTTTATTGAGTGCTTTCTAGGCAATCCCCTGGGGTTCCACCGGTTAAGTATGTTAATAGCAGCATTGACATCCCTATCTAATTTTTCACCGCATTTCGGGCAAATCCAATCTCGTGTTTTCACATCTAAATTTTCATTTATATGGCCACATTTGTGGCATGTTTTACTGGTATTTTTGGCATCAACAAACACTACTCCTTCAGCTTCTGGCTTGTACCATTCAAA containing:
- a CDS encoding transposase, with product FEWYKPEAEGVVFVDAKNTSKTCHKCGHINENLDVKTRDWICPKCGEKLDRDVNAAINILNRWNPRGLPRKHSIND